Proteins from one Bactrocera neohumeralis isolate Rockhampton chromosome 3, APGP_CSIRO_Bneo_wtdbg2-racon-allhic-juicebox.fasta_v2, whole genome shotgun sequence genomic window:
- the LOC126752567 gene encoding phenoloxidase 2-like, giving the protein MADKNNLLLLFDRPTEPIFMEKGKAVFDVPDNFLTDRYRPISTEVQSRFGEMAEQRIPVREISIPDLRVPMSLARDAQFSLFIPAHRRIAGRLIDIFMGVRSIDDLQSVAVFARDRVNPYLFNYALSVALLHRPDTKGLDLPSFAQNFPDKFVDSRVFRQVREEATVVPDGSRMPITIPRDYTASDLEPEHRLWYFREDLGINLHHWHWHLVYPFEAGDRAVVNKDRRGELFYYMHQQVVARYNLERFSNNLARVVRFNNLREPIAEGYFPKMDSLVSSRAWPPRFEDTKLSDLNRELDQINLDVSDMERWRDRIFEAISQGFATDESGNRVPLDNAGGIDILGNIMESSIISPNRSLYGDFHNMGHVFISYSHDPDHRHLESFGVMGDSATAMRDPVFYRWHAYIDDIFQEHKVRLPPYTLPELDYDGVTVTGIQVSPEGGQANVLQTFWQQSDVDLSRGMDFVPRGNVFARFTHLQHTPFTYTINVNNDSGAQRFGTVRIFLGPKTDERRQGMLFKDQRLLMIELDKFIVALNPGQNTIRRRSTESSVTIPFERTFRNLDLNRPAAGSADELEFNFCGCGWPNHMLIPKGLPEGLECELFVMVSNYDQDRVEQQLVGSCSDAASYCGVRDRLYPDRRPMGYPFDRLSRAGADRLVNFLTPNMSIVDVVVRHDNRVVPRAA; this is encoded by the exons ATGGCTGACAAGAACAATCTATTGCTGCTCTTCGATCGTCCCACCGAACCCATTTTTATGGAGAAGGGAAAAGCCGTGTTCGATGTGCCTGATAATTTCCTTACGGATCGCTATCGTCCCATCAGCACTGAGGTGCAGAGTCGTTTCGGTGAAATGGCCGAGCAACGCATTCCGGTTAGAGAAATTTCCATACCGGATCTACGTGTACCTATGTCACTGGCACGTGATGCACAATTTTCGCTCTTTATTCCGGCTCATCGTCGCATTGCGGGTCGTTTGATTGACATATTCATGGGTGTGCGCTCCATAGACGATCTGCAGAGTGTAGCTGTGTTTGCACGCGACCGTGTGAATCCATACTTGTTCAATTATGCACTGTCTGTGGCGCTGCTACATCGTCCAGACACCAAGGGACTGGATTTGCCGTCTTTCGCGCAGAACTTCCCTGACAAATTTGTCGATTCTCGTGTATTCCGTCAAGTGCGCGAGGAGGCCACTGTGGTACCTGATGGTTCGCGTATGCCAATCACCATACCACGCGATTACACCGCCTCTGATTTGGAACCTGAGCATCGGCTGTGGTATTTCCGCGAAGATCTCGGCATCAATCTTCATCATTGGCATTGGCATTTGGTGTACCCATTTGAGGCTGGTGATCGTGCTGTTGTGAATAAGGATCGTCGTGGTGAACTCTTCTACTACATGCATCAACAAGTGGTTGCCCGTTACAATTTGGAGCGCTTCAGTAATAATCTGGCACGTGTTGTACGGTTCAACAATTTGCGTGAACCCATTGCTGAAGGCTACTTCCCTAAAATGGATTCGTTAGTGTCGAGCCGCGCATGGCCACCACGTTTTGAGGATACGAAATTGTCGGATCTCAACCGAGAGTTGGATCAAATTAATTTGGATGTAAGTGACATGGAGCGCTGGAGGGATCGCATCTTCGAAGCTATATCTCAAGGATTTGCCACCGAT GAAAGTGGTAACCGTGTGCCATTAGATAATGCTGGCGGTATCGATATTTTGGGCAACATTATGGAATCATCGATTATTTCACCAAATCGTAGCTTGTATGGTGACTTCCATAATATGGGTCATGTGTTCATTTCCTATTCGCACGATCCCGATCATCGTCATTTGGAATCCTTTGGCGTTATGGGTGATTCAGCCACTGCTATGCGTGATCCGGTCTTCTACAGATGGCATGCATATATCGATGATATCTTCCAGGAACATAAGGTCCGTTTACCCCCATATACACTACCAGAACTCGACTATGATGGTGTTACTGTAACTGGTATACAAGTAAGTCCCGAAGGTGGACAAGCAAATGTGTTGCAAACCTTCTGGCAGCAATCTGATGTTGATCTCTCGCGCGGCATGGACTTTGTGCCACGCGGCAATGTGTTCGCTCGTTTTACGCATCTCCAACACACGCCATTCACCTACACCATTAATGTCAACAATGATAGCGGTGCCCAACGTTTCGGTACAGTGCGCATCTTCCTGGGTCCCAAGACAGATGAGCGTAGACAAGGCATGCTCTTCAAGGATCAACGTTTACTTATGATTGAATTGGACAAATTCATTGTGGCAT TAAACCCTGGTCAAAATACCATTCGGCGTCGCTCCACCGAGTCCAGTGTCACCATACCCTTCGAACGCACTTTCCGTAATTTGGATCTAAATCGGCCAGCTGCCGGTAGTGCCGATGAGCTCGAATTCAACTTCTGCGGCTGCGGTTGGCCCAATCACATGCTCATTCCTAAAGGTTTGCCCGAAGGTTTGGAGTGTGAGCTATTTGTTATGGTATCCAACTACGACCAGGATAGG GTCGAACAACAACTGGTGGGCTCTTGCAGTGATGCCGCTTCATACTGTGGCGTACGGGATCGTTTATACCCTGATCGTCGCCCTATGGGATATCCATTCGATCGCCTCTCTCGTGCTGGTGCTGACCGTCTCGTAAACTTCCTCACTCCAAACATGAGCATCGTAGATGTGGTAGTACGTCACGATAACCGCGTTGTCCCACGTGCTGCTTAA